Below is a window of Terriglobia bacterium DNA.
GTCTGGTTTCCAGAATCCTTCGTAGACTACTTGCCCATCTCCGAGACTGACGACCATGTAATTTTGCCCTTTGTTAAGTCTGCAATGGATCATTCCGAATCGGCCATCAGACCGGAAATAGAGGATTGTTGCACTGCCCGAACTGAGATTTGGATTATATTCGGGCGGAGCCTTTTCCCATTTGATGTCTCGGGTCGCCCAAATCTCACTTCCTTTGAGCAGGAGCGCTGCCTCAGAGTGAATCTGGAGCACTGAAAGTACCACGGCTAAGGTCAGCCAGATCATATTTGCCGGTCTCCTGCTAGTGTAGTGCGTCATAAATAGCTTTATATATGGGTTTCTTTGCGGTATGATGGAATTCATGAGCAGAACAGCAGCTTCCATCATACTTACGGCGTCCGAAGCCGAGACTTTGGCAAGTTGGGCGCGTAGCCGAACCCTTCCTGCGCGGCTTATTGAACGCGCACAGATTGTTCAAATGGCCGCCACCGGTGTTCAAAGCCAGGAAATCGCGCGAGTGCTGGAGATTTCTCGTCCGACAGTGCAACTTTGGCGCCAGCGTTTTCTGGGGCTGCGTTTGGCGGGGCTCGAGAAGGACGCTCCCCGCCCCGGTCGCATTCCCAGGATCTCCGATAGAAAAGTTCGGCGGATTGTAGAGGCCACGTTGCACAGCAAACCGGAAAACGCGACTCACTGGAGCACCAGGCTCATGGCCAGAGCTCAGGGTGTGAGTGAAGCCACCGTCCGACGCATTTGGAAACAGCACAGCCTCAAGCCGCACCTGACCAAAACCTTCAAGCTGAGCCGCGACAAACAATTTGTGGAGAAGCTTTATGACGTTGTCGGGCTGTATCTCAATCCTCCGGATAAGTCCCTGGTACTGTGTGTTGACGAAAAGTCCCAGATTCAAGCACTTGACCGCACACAGCCTGGCCTGCCGATGAAGAAGGGGCGTTGTGGCACCATGACCCATGATTACAAGCGCCACGGCACAACGACGTTGTTCGCCGCCTTGGTCACGCTTGATGGCAGAGTCATCGGTGATTGTATGCCGCGACATCGCCATCAGGAGTTCATCCGGTTCCTCAAAACGATCGATTTCGAGACTCCGCCCGAACTGGATTTGCATTTGATCGTGGACAACTACGGAACTCACAAACATCCTCGCGTTCAGTCTTGGCTGAGCCGGCATCCGCGCTTCCATATTCATTTCATACCGACTTCCAGCTCTTGGTTGAACCTGGTGGAACGGTGGTTCCGCGAGATCACGCAAAAGCGGTTGCGCCGCGGTTCTTTCAACAGCGTTCCGGCACTCACTGCGGCAATTGATGAGTACCTGACTAATCACAATCAGAATCCGCAAACCTTCGTTTGGAGCGCGCCCGTTGAGCGTATCCTCTCGAAGATTGCCAA
It encodes the following:
- a CDS encoding IS630 family transposase; translated protein: MSRTAASIILTASEAETLASWARSRTLPARLIERAQIVQMAATGVQSQEIARVLEISRPTVQLWRQRFLGLRLAGLEKDAPRPGRIPRISDRKVRRIVEATLHSKPENATHWSTRLMARAQGVSEATVRRIWKQHSLKPHLTKTFKLSRDKQFVEKLYDVVGLYLNPPDKSLVLCVDEKSQIQALDRTQPGLPMKKGRCGTMTHDYKRHGTTTLFAALVTLDGRVIGDCMPRHRHQEFIRFLKTIDFETPPELDLHLIVDNYGTHKHPRVQSWLSRHPRFHIHFIPTSSSWLNLVERWFREITQKRLRRGSFNSVPALTAAIDEYLTNHNQNPQTFVWSAPVERILSKIAKCKEAFDALH